Proteins from a single region of Drosophila biarmipes strain raj3 chromosome 3R, RU_DBia_V1.1, whole genome shotgun sequence:
- the LOC108025555 gene encoding glucose dehydrogenase [FAD, quinone] — MRFGGVLLLCLCSFQAAWSQLLVDWARDFETSLLNNRIPDTNRFLPEYDFIIVGAGSAGCVLANRLSEISSASVLLLEAGDQETFISDVPLTAALTQMTRYNWGYKAEPTANACQGLKGGVCNWPKGRGVGGTSLINFMLYTRGHRRDYDDWAAANNSGWSYDEVLPYFRKSERIGIPELYKSPYHGRNGNLDVQYTDYRSQLLKAFLKSGREMGYDITDPNGEHLMGFSRSQATIRNGRRCSTSKAFIQPVVQRKNLHISMKSWVTKLVIDPITKTATGVEFVKQRQRFVVKARKEVILSAGTIASPQILMLSGVGPREHLDEHNIPVVQDLPVGYNLQDHITLNGLVFVVNDSTVNDARLLNPSDIFRYIFAGQGPYTIPGGAEAFAFVRTPSSSFAKDYPDMELVLGAGSLSGDRFGTMRNLLGITDEFYDYMFGDLQNKETFGLVPVLLRPKSRGRISLRSRNPFHWPRMEPNFMQHPDDVRAMIEGIEMILKLARSKPMVKMGTRFHDRPFPGCEHLKFASEQYWKCCLRRYGSSLQHQSGTCKMGPSTDNTSVVDAQLRVHGIRGLRVVDASVLPNVPAGHTNAIVIMVAEKASDVIKDAWRMRTTPLDS; from the exons ATGAGATTCGGTGGAGTGCTGCTTCTCTGCCTTTGCTCCTTTCAAGCTGCCTGGTCGCAACTTCTGGTGGACTGGGCCCGCGACTTCGAGACTTCCCTGCTGAACAACCGAATTCCGGATACCAACCGATTCCTGCCGGAATATGACTTCATCATTGTGGGCGCCGGAAGTGCTGGTTGCGTCCTGGCCAACCGGCTGAGTGAGATATCCTCGGCGAGTGTTTTGCTCCTGGAGGCCGGCGATCAGGAGACCTTCATCAGCGACGTCCCTCTGACGGCGGCCCTCACCCAAATGACTCGCTACAATTGGGGCTACAAGGCCGAGCCCACGGCGAACGCCTGCCAGGGGTTAAAGGGCGGCGTTTGCAACTGGCCCAAGGGGCGTGGCGTGGGGGGCACCAGTCTGATCAACTTCATGCTCTACACTCGAGGACATCGCAGGGACTACGATGACTGGGCGGCGGCCAATAACTCGGGATGGTCCTACGATGAGGTGCTACCGTATTTTCGCAAGTCCGAGAGGATTGGCATACCAGAACTGTACAAGTCCCCGTATCATGGTCGCAATGGAAACCTGGATGTGCAGTACACGGACTACAGATCTCAGCTGCTGAAGGCCTTTCTAAAATCCGGCAGAGAAATGGGCTATGATATTACAGACCCGAATGGGGAGCACCTGATGGGATTCTCGAGATCCCAAGCCACCATTCGTAATGGCAGAAGATGCAGTACCAGTAAAGCCTTCATACAGCCCGTGGTCCAGCGGAAGAACCTGCACATCTCCATGAAGAGCTGGGTCACCAAGTTGGTCATAGATCCCATCACCAAAACAGCCACTGGGGTGGAGTTTGTGAAGCAGCGACAGCGTTTTGTGGTTAAAGCCAGGAAGGAGGTGATCCTGTCCGCCGGCACCATCGCCAGTCCGCAGATCCTCATGTTATCGGGAGTGGGTCCAAGGGAACATCTCGATGAGCACAATATCCCGGTGGTGCAGGATCTGCCAGTGGGTTACAACCTCCAAGATCACATAACGCTGAATGGTCTGGTGTTTGTGGTCAATGACTCCACGGTGAATGATGCCCGCTTGCTGAATCCCTCGGATATCTTTCGGTACATCTTTGCGGGTCAGGGACCCTATACCATCCCAGGTGGAGCCGAGGCCTTTGCCTTTGTACGAACTCCCAGCTCCAGCTTCG CTAAGGACTATCCTGACATGGAGTTGGTTTTGGGCGCTGGATCCCTGAGTGGCGATCGATTTGGCACCATGCGAAATTTGCTGGGCATCACGGATGAGTTCTACGACTACATGTTTGGGGATCTGCAGAACAAGGAAACCTTTGGCCTGGTTCCAGTGCTCCTACGACCCAAAAGCCGGGGTAGAATATCTCTACGTAGCCGAAATCCTTTCCACTGGCCGCGAATGGAACCCAATTTCATGCAGCATCCCGATGATGTGAGGGCGATGATCGAGGGCATTGAAATG ATCCTCAAGCTGGCCCGATCCAAGCCCATGGTGAAGATGGGCACCCGTTTCCACGACCGTCCCTTTCCGGGCTGCGAGCATCTGAAATTCGCCAGCGAGCAGTACTGGAAGTGCTGTCTGCGAAGATATGGTTCCAGTTTGCAGCACCAATCGGGAACCTGCAAGATGGGTCCCTCCACGGACAACACTTCGGTGGTGGATGCCCAACTGAGGGTCCATGGCATCCGGGGACTACGAGTGGTCGATGCCTCGGTGCTACCCAATGTGCCAGCTGGCCACACAAATGCCATTGTGATCATGGTGGCCGAAAAGGCCTCGGATGTCATCAAAGATGCCTGGCGCATGCGAACCACTCCTTTGGATTCATGA